In the genome of Crassaminicella thermophila, the window TTAGAAGTTCACTTTTTAGCCATTCAATAGTTTTTATATTTTTTGTTATATCTATATTATGATCCCCAAAAGTCATCTGTCTATCATCCCCCTTTATATACATTATAGCAGATTAGCTCATATTGTATAGATATGCTCCTTTATAATTTCCTTGTTCTAATCTATTATAATAGTATTATAGGAAAAAATTCAAATATATATTAAAAATTCGCATCATGCTTTCCGTTGCTCAAATTCCTTAGAGAATATAAAATCATATAAAGTTCTCTGAAATTTTGAAAATCTATTTTTCCCTAGAAAGTTAAAAAAGAGAAGTGATTTCTCACTTCTCTTAATATTAGTCTGCTGTATATGGTAATAATGCAACTGTTCTAGCTTTTTTGATAGCTATTGTTAATGCTCTTTGGTGTGTTGCACAAGTACCAGTAATTCTTCTTGGAAGTATTTTTCCTCTTTCTGTAATATACTTACCAAGCACTTTAATATCTTTATAATCTATATGTGTTGATTTATCGGCACAGAAACTACATACTCTTTTTTTACGTCCACGTCTTTTTGGTCTTGCCATTTCCATTTCCCTCCTTTTTCTAGAATGGAATATCGTCATCATCATCAATGGCTTGGAAGCCATCCGGATCTATTTGAGATGGGTTAAACCCACTTTGTTCATTTCTATTTCCCCATTCAAGGAATTCAACTCTATCAGCAACTACTTCTGTAGTATATCTTTTTTCACCATTTTGTGTTTCATAGGTATTATTTTGAAGTCTTCCCTGAACTGCAACCAGTCTTCCTTTTGATAAGTAGTTTGCACAGTTTTCACCTGATTTTCCCCATACAACTACTCTAAAAAAATCTGCAGTCTTTTCTTTTGCAAATGGTCTATCTACTGCTATTGTAAAGGTGGCAACTGCTCTTCCGCTTCCTGCTGTAAAACGAAGCTCTGGATCTCTTGTTAATCTTCCGATTAATACTACATGATTCATTAAAACACCACCTTTAAATTTACTTCTCTTCAACACTTACGATTAGATGTCTCATTACGTCATCAGAAATTCTAAAGTTTCTGTCTAACTCTTTTGGAACATCTTTGTCAGCCTTGAAGTTCATAACAACATAGTAACCTTCGTTCATTTTTTTGATTTCGTAAGCTAACTTTCTGTTACCCCACTCATCAACCTTTTCAATCTCACCATTTGTTTCAATGATTCCTTTGAACTTTTCGATTAATGCATTTCTTTTTTCTTCTTCAAGGTTTGACTTTAATATGAACATCACTTCATATTTTCTCATTCTTTTCCACCTCCCTACGGACTTATTCGGTCCTGTTTTTTACAGGACAGAGAGTATAATCTCACATCATGGTATTATATCAGTTATTACAAAAATATGCAAGGTAAAAAAGAAAAAAGCCGCATTAAAAATACGGCTTATTTTCCAAGTTCTTCTTTTAACACTTCTGCAAGTCTTTTTACACCTTCTACAATTTTATCTTCCGGCATATTTGAATAGTTCATACGAAAAGCATTTTCATGTCCTCCATTAGGAAAGAAAGACCCTCCTGGTACAAAAGCAACTTTCTTCTCTATTGCTTTTTTCATTAACTCCTTTGCATCAATACCATCAGGTAACTCTACCCAAGTAAACAACCCGCCTTCTGGATAAGTAAATTTTACTTTTTTTGGGAAATTATCCTTCATTGTGTTTAACATTAAATCTCTACGTTTTCTATATGTCTTTTTTATTTCTTCAACATGCTTATCTAAATCATACAATTCTAAGAATTTATTTAATTCTATCTGTGCGATGGTGCTTGTTTGCAAATCTGCAGATTGCTTTACAAAAATATATTTTTCAAGAAGCTCTTTTGAAGCACATACCCATCCTAATCTAAGCCCTGGACAAAATGTTTTTGAGAACGTTCCTAAAAATACAACTCTACCTTCTGTATCAAATGCTTTTACAGATGGAGGTATTTCTCCTTCAAATCTTAGTTCTCCATAAGGATTATCTTCTATAATTGGTAAATCATATTTACTTGCTATTTCTAACAACTTTTTACGTCTCTCTATAGACCAAGTTTTTCCTGTTGGATTTTGAAAATCTGGTATTACATAAATTAATCTTGCTCTTGGAGTTTTTTCTAATATTTTTTCTAAATCCTCCATAATCATTCCTTCATCATCGGTAGGAACCTCTGCAAATTTACATTCATATGCCTTAAATGCATTAATCGCTCCTAAATAACTAGGACTTTCACATATTACAACATCACCTGGATTTAAAAATATCTTTCCTGTAAAGTCTAGTCCTTGTTGTGACCCACTCGTAATAAGAATATCCTCTGCTTTTGCATTAATATTAAACTTATTCATTCTTTGTGCAATCTTTTCCCTTAGTGGTAAAAACCCTTCTGTTGTACTATACTGAAGTGCTTTCTCCCCACTTTCCTCTAAAACTTCTACTGCAACTTTCTTCATTTCTTCAACAGGAAATAGCTCCGGTGCTGGCAAGCCACCTGCAAAAGATATCATATCAGGCTGTAATGTTAACTTTAATATTTCACGAATTTCAGACGCCTTCATTCTTTCCATACGATTTGCATATTTGATTGCCACTAAAAAGCACCTCCACAAAAATTTTAATTGTTAAAAAATTTTTTTAACTTAATTTTATTATACCACATCTATCCTTTATTCTTCCTTTCTTTCAACAATTTTTTTTATTCTTTTTTCAAGCTTCACCCTCGGAATCCATACTTGTTTATCACATCCTAAACATCTTATACGAAAATCTATCCCTGTTCTCATAATTTCAAATTGATTACTCCCACAAGGATGATTTTTTTTCACTTGTATAATATCTCCTAATCTTAAATCCATAGGCATAAAAATTCACCCTTCCTTTCTATATACAATAGCCCGAAACAACTGTTTCGGGCAGTATTTATTTAATATTTTAGCTTTTTTGATCTTTTATAACAACTCTCCTTGGATAAGGTATTTCTATTCCTTTCTCATCAAATCTTTCTTTTATTCTCTTTCTTAGTTCTCTCTCTACTGCCCACTGCTCCATAGGTACTGTTTTTGCAACTATAGATATAACAATATCAGATTCTCCTAAATTTGTCACTCCTAAAACAGTAGGACCCTCTATGATTTTTTCATTTTCTTTTGAAATTTCTTCGCATAACTGGTTTAAAACCCTTATAGCATTGTCTATATTTTCTTCATATGCAATGCTTACATCTATCCATGCACGCATATTTCCTCTGCATTTATTTGTTACTTTCTCAATATAACCATTAGGAATAATATGCAAGTCTCCATTAAAATCTCTTAGCATAGTAACCCTTAGTGTCATATCTTCAACAATTCCTGATTTATCTCCAATTTCAACATGATCTCCTACTTGGAATTGGTCTTCTAATAGAATAAAAAAACCAGTAATAATATCACGGACTAAATTTTGTGCTCCAAAACCAATAGCTAAACCTCCAATTCCTGCAGCAGCAATAAGAGACGATACATCTATACCTATCGTTTCAAGTATTGGTGTAAAAGCAATAAAATAAATTGTATATCTTATTATGCTATTTGTAATTCCTTTTATTGTATTAAAACGCTTTTCTTCTCCTATAAGCTTAAATTTTTCCCTGTTATCAAAGAATTTATTCACAATCATATTCGAAAAGCGTATAGCTAAAACCATTGCTAATAATATTAAAACAATTTTAATAAAATCTCCTGTATAATCAGCTAATATATCTGGGTGAATATACGTTTTAAAAGTCTCAACTGCTTGTTTACTAAAATTTTTATAAAAACTTTCCAAACTCCAATTTTCTCCCTTCTATAAAACTTTAATTACAGTTTTATTTTTACCTGTCTTTTTTATTTTAAATATATCAACCTTTTCTTTATCCTGTCCTAGTGCTTTTATTACTTCTGAGAATATTTCAGATGAAAATTTGATAGAAAGACCACAACTTGCACTAATTTCCCTTGGAGTAGGAATGGTTTCTATATTAAATTTATTTTTTAACTCTTTCTCTGTTTTTATAGCATGATGGGTAGATTCAAATGATATTACGTAAAATTCTTGTTCTAACATACTTTCCACTTTATAAAGTTACTTTATTTTTGGCACTATGAAGTGTATCCAAAATTGTATACATATTAGTTACACTTCCTACTGCTAATTTTTCCTTAAGATGAAAATAGTCTAAGCATGTTCCACAAGAAAGAATTTCTACCCCTTCACCTTCTAATTGTTTTAAATATTTGAGTACTTCTGACCCCTCTACTGTTAATTTTACCCCACCATTTATAAATAGCAAAGTTTTAGGATAAGGTGTATATTCTGTTAATGTATATATATATCCATTCATCAGTATTTTTCCTAATTCTTCTGAGCCTTGTCCTAATTTATCACTACCAAATAAAATAACCAAATCTCTTTCTTCACTAATTTCACAAACCTTTTCTAGATTATCATCACCTTTATAAATATTAATATAAAAATCGTTCCCTTCTTCTTTAACCTCTACATTATAATTTAAACTTTTTGCAAGCTTCGTTACATTTTTCATAGCTACTTCATTATCTACAATAGTTGTAACTACTCCATCTGTATACTTATCTAACAACTTTTTTGTTTCAATGACTGGTTTTGGACAGCTTAATCCCCTTGCATCTACTTGTTGATTCATTCTTATCCCCTCCATAGCTTAGAATATTTTTTAAGATTATATAGATAAACAACATAAACATTTTTTTAAAAAAGAAATATAAAAAATAAGTGAACGTTTTTTTATATTTCATTATATCTATATTAAATTTCCTTGCAATAGCTATCCTTTAATAGTTCCTTTAAGAATTCCTATAATTGGATTATTATTATATAAAATTTTAGCTATTACAGAACTTTCAAGCCCTTCTACGAATACATTTGTATCCATCATAGTCGTAAAAGGCGTAATTACTGCAAGAAAAATAAAAACAATAAATAACCCCTTTAAAAGTCCAAAAACAAATCCTCCTAAATGATTAAACTGCTTAAGTACAGGAAGCTTTGAAATTCCATTTAATATGTGTCCTATAATAAATAATAATATTTTCACTACAAAAAATATAATCAATATACTTATAAAATCTATAAACATTCTAGCAATAATATCTGATAAGTAGCTGTGTACCCCATCTATTGCTCGTATACCTGCTTCCTTAACGCTATCACTTTTCATAAGAAAACTTTCTACAACCTTTGGAAATTTTAATACCTCAAAAATATTTCGGTTCTCTAAAATCCCTTCAGCCACTGCTTGTCTATTTATAATTGTTTTAAATCTTTCTCCTATGAGTTCTTGTACCTTTAGAAAAATTATTGAATTTTCCATAATATATTTTGAAACCACCGGGTAATACATTTTTGCTGCAACACCTGCTAAAATAAAACTAGTCATATGAAAAAAAGATAAAATCAATCCATTATTCCATCCTTTTATAATATTTATAACAAGTATTACAATAATTAAAACATCCATCCAACTCATAAAAACACCCCTATTGTTCTTTCCATTTTACTTGCATAATCTCTATTTTATTTTTAAAAACAAGCATCAATCTATCATGGGGTAACATATATACATTCTTAATATCATTATTAACTTTCTTTTCAATCACCTTTTGTCCTTTTTTAAATATAAGATATAATGTTCTATCTGTAAAAGCAACAACATGATTATCCTTCGTGTCCATCCCTAATACTTCTCCTCTAATAGGGATTTTACTTATCTCTGTACCATCTATTCCTACAAGCCATATATGATTTCGATTTTTTGTATCTATAATTGTTTTTTTATTATTAATAATATGCATCCCAATAAATCCTTGATCATTCCATGCTACACGATTAATAGTATCTGATATATACTTTTTCCATAATACTCCTTTTTCCTTGCCAAATACCAATAATTTATCATCTCCAACATTCATTAAACGATTGTCATCACTAAAAAATAAATTAGTAATAATTTCTTCATCATATGTATTTCCTCCAATAAGTCTTCCTTCCTTTGTATATAATACAACATTTGTCTTAATTTTATTATTTTCTATATTCATAATAGATAAGGCAATAAGCTGCTCTTTTTCTGAAATCGTAATATCTATAATTGTTCCTTTTGAAATAATAATCTTTCCTTCTTCTTTCCCATTCATATTCAATATATATATTTCACTATTTTCCTTATTCTCACAATATAGAGCAATATATCCTTCATTGTTGCATACCAAATCACTTATAGGTTTTTTTAAATTAACAGACCATATAACACTTCCTTGATCATTATAAGCGGTAATTTCCCCTTTTTTCTTATCCGTCAAGAAAAATAAGTTTTCACTGCTTTTTATAATTGCATTTTTTATTTCTTTTTCTTGACTCCATTTTTCATCTCCTTGTAAATTGTATAAACTTAATATTTTTCCATCATACACAACTATTTCTTCTTTTAAAGGATGGATAGTCAAATTTTTCCCTTTTTCATAATTAATAGTTCCTATTTTCTGAAAACCTAACTCTCCATATCCTAAAAAATTCCTCGTTATATTAAAAAGCTTAGCGCCTCCTAGTATTAAAATACACAAAGCCAAAAGAACAAATATCTTAAATCTAAATGGTCTTCTTTTTCTTGACATTTTTATTCCTCCTACTTTTTTCATTGGCGCATTATAATAATACTCTATTGTTAAAGTAAAATCCTCCATTTCTCATAAACATCATGAAAAATTTTTTCTATTTACTCCCTTTATTAAAATCAAGCCTATAATGAAAATTCCAATATACCCAAATAGAGGATAAATAGTTTTTACTAAATTTTTAAAACCAAATTTAGCTAGAGGAATTGTTCCTAAACAAAATAGTATACAAATAATTATATGGTTAATTTTAAATCTTTTTTCTATACTTTGTATAAAAACAAAGCCATTAGCAATAGCTGTAGTAAGCATAGCAAACCAAAGTAAAATACCATAAATTAATTTTACATTTTCCCCAAGCTTTGATGCAATCGTCATCATAGGAATTTCTACACCCTTAATATCTGTATACAACATCAAAGTTGGTAAAAATAAAAAAAATAACATAAAGCCTAATCCAAGTCCTCCAATAATCCCACTAATTATTGCTACCCTCTTGTTCTCTAGCAATGGGTACATAGAACTCAATACCATTGCCGCTCCAAAACTATTATAGCTTACATATATCAAGCAAGAAAGTACCCAGTTATCAGTAATTGTATAAAATGTAGTATCTACTTTTTTTATAATATAATGACTATCTGAAATTACAAATATTCCCACAGCTATAATCCCAACTACCAATAATGGTACCAAAATACTATTAACAAACGTCAAACCTCTCATACTAAATAAAAATGTCATAAATGTAATAAGGCTCATAAGAATAATCCCAACTTCTTTTCTATATCCAAATTGTTCTTCAAACAAAGCTCCACTTCCTGCTAGCATTACACAGTATAAAGAAAGTACTAATAATGATAGAATAAATTCTATAATTCTTCCTATTGGCATACCAAAAATAGACATAATCCAATCATTATATGAACTTACTTTATGTTTATAAACATTTGATAAAATAAAGCTTCCAATAAAACTAAATAAAACAGCCGTTAAAATTACACCATAAACCCCTCCTATTCCATATTTGGTAAAAAAACACATAATTTCTTGTCCAGAAGCAAACCCTGCACCTACCAATGTGCCAATATAAATACTAGCAATCTTGAGAATATTTTTATTAACCATTTGCAACCTCCTCTCACTTATCGTAATACATTCTATGTCCATAGGAAGTTGTCTAATGATAAAAATGTTCATAAAAATAAGCTCCTAGAAAATCTAGGAACTTTTTTTAGAGTAAATTAAAATAAATCAAAATCAATCCACCTAATAAAATCCTGTAGTAACCAAATACTTTAAAATCCCTTCTCTTTATATATTTCATAAAGAAAGCAATTACTGTTAAAGCTACAATAAACGAAAGTATCACACCTACAAGAAGAACAATCCATTGGCTAGAAGTTATTGATAGCCCTTTTTTCATAAGCGAATAAGCTGTAGCTCCAGCCATAGTCGGAATGGCCAGAAAAAATGAAAACTCAGCAGCTACTTGTCTAGAAGCACCTAAAAACATTGCACCGATAATGGTAGCAGCAGATCTAGACGTTCCTGGAATCATAGCAAGACATTGAAACAATCCAATAAGAAAAGCTACTTTGTAACTTATTTGTGAAATAGATTTAAATTTTGGAGTTTTTTCTCTTTTTTCTAATAAAATAATAATTATACCTCCTATAGAAAGTGCGATCGCAACAGTAATAGGATTAAAAAGCTTTTCTTCAATAAAATCTCCTACGAGTAAACCTAATATAACAGCAGGAATAAATGCAACAATTACTTTAAACCAAAGAATAATTGATTCTCTTTTTTGATGTCTATTTTTACTTTTAGAAAA includes:
- the yedF gene encoding sulfurtransferase-like selenium metabolism protein YedF encodes the protein MNQQVDARGLSCPKPVIETKKLLDKYTDGVVTTIVDNEVAMKNVTKLAKSLNYNVEVKEEGNDFYINIYKGDDNLEKVCEISEERDLVILFGSDKLGQGSEELGKILMNGYIYTLTEYTPYPKTLLFINGGVKLTVEGSEVLKYLKQLEGEGVEILSCGTCLDYFHLKEKLAVGSVTNMYTILDTLHSAKNKVTL
- a CDS encoding mechanosensitive ion channel family protein gives rise to the protein MESFYKNFSKQAVETFKTYIHPDILADYTGDFIKIVLILLAMVLAIRFSNMIVNKFFDNREKFKLIGEEKRFNTIKGITNSIIRYTIYFIAFTPILETIGIDVSSLIAAAGIGGLAIGFGAQNLVRDIITGFFILLEDQFQVGDHVEIGDKSGIVEDMTLRVTMLRDFNGDLHIIPNGYIEKVTNKCRGNMRAWIDVSIAYEENIDNAIRVLNQLCEEISKENEKIIEGPTVLGVTNLGESDIVISIVAKTVPMEQWAVERELRKRIKERFDEKGIEIPYPRRVVIKDQKS
- the rpsF gene encoding 30S ribosomal protein S6, whose product is MRKYEVMFILKSNLEEEKRNALIEKFKGIIETNGEIEKVDEWGNRKLAYEIKKMNEGYYVVMNFKADKDVPKELDRNFRISDDVMRHLIVSVEEK
- a CDS encoding single-stranded DNA-binding protein encodes the protein MNHVVLIGRLTRDPELRFTAGSGRAVATFTIAVDRPFAKEKTADFFRVVVWGKSGENCANYLSKGRLVAVQGRLQNNTYETQNGEKRYTTEVVADRVEFLEWGNRNEQSGFNPSQIDPDGFQAIDDDDDIPF
- a CDS encoding aminotransferase-like domain-containing protein; the encoded protein is MAIKYANRMERMKASEIREILKLTLQPDMISFAGGLPAPELFPVEEMKKVAVEVLEESGEKALQYSTTEGFLPLREKIAQRMNKFNINAKAEDILITSGSQQGLDFTGKIFLNPGDVVICESPSYLGAINAFKAYECKFAEVPTDDEGMIMEDLEKILEKTPRARLIYVIPDFQNPTGKTWSIERRKKLLEIASKYDLPIIEDNPYGELRFEGEIPPSVKAFDTEGRVVFLGTFSKTFCPGLRLGWVCASKELLEKYIFVKQSADLQTSTIAQIELNKFLELYDLDKHVEEIKKTYRKRRDLMLNTMKDNFPKKVKFTYPEGGLFTWVELPDGIDAKELMKKAIEKKVAFVPGGSFFPNGGHENAFRMNYSNMPEDKIVEGVKRLAEVLKEELGK
- a CDS encoding DUF3343 domain-containing protein, which codes for MLEQEFYVISFESTHHAIKTEKELKNKFNIETIPTPREISASCGLSIKFSSEIFSEVIKALGQDKEKVDIFKIKKTGKNKTVIKVL
- the rpsR gene encoding 30S ribosomal protein S18, with product MARPKRRGRKKRVCSFCADKSTHIDYKDIKVLGKYITERGKILPRRITGTCATHQRALTIAIKKARTVALLPYTAD
- a CDS encoding YkvI family membrane protein, which gives rise to MVNKNILKIASIYIGTLVGAGFASGQEIMCFFTKYGIGGVYGVILTAVLFSFIGSFILSNVYKHKVSSYNDWIMSIFGMPIGRIIEFILSLLVLSLYCVMLAGSGALFEEQFGYRKEVGIILMSLITFMTFLFSMRGLTFVNSILVPLLVVGIIAVGIFVISDSHYIIKKVDTTFYTITDNWVLSCLIYVSYNSFGAAMVLSSMYPLLENKRVAIISGIIGGLGLGFMLFFLFLPTLMLYTDIKGVEIPMMTIASKLGENVKLIYGILLWFAMLTTAIANGFVFIQSIEKRFKINHIIICILFCLGTIPLAKFGFKNLVKTIYPLFGYIGIFIIGLILIKGVNRKNFS
- a CDS encoding undecaprenyl-diphosphate phosphatase, which encodes MSDILKAVILSIVEGITEFLPISSTGHLILVNHWIEFKGSFANAFDVIIQFGAILSVLFLYWNQLNPFSKSKNRHQKRESIILWFKVIVAFIPAVILGLLVGDFIEEKLFNPITVAIALSIGGIIIILLEKREKTPKFKSISQISYKVAFLIGLFQCLAMIPGTSRSAATIIGAMFLGASRQVAAEFSFFLAIPTMAGATAYSLMKKGLSITSSQWIVLLVGVILSFIVALTVIAFFMKYIKRRDFKVFGYYRILLGGLILIYFNLL
- a CDS encoding DUF951 domain-containing protein encodes the protein MPMDLRLGDIIQVKKNHPCGSNQFEIMRTGIDFRIRCLGCDKQVWIPRVKLEKRIKKIVERKEE
- a CDS encoding DUF5711 family protein produces the protein MSRKRRPFRFKIFVLLALCILILGGAKLFNITRNFLGYGELGFQKIGTINYEKGKNLTIHPLKEEIVVYDGKILSLYNLQGDEKWSQEKEIKNAIIKSSENLFFLTDKKKGEITAYNDQGSVIWSVNLKKPISDLVCNNEGYIALYCENKENSEIYILNMNGKEEGKIIISKGTIIDITISEKEQLIALSIMNIENNKIKTNVVLYTKEGRLIGGNTYDEEIITNLFFSDDNRLMNVGDDKLLVFGKEKGVLWKKYISDTINRVAWNDQGFIGMHIINNKKTIIDTKNRNHIWLVGIDGTEISKIPIRGEVLGMDTKDNHVVAFTDRTLYLIFKKGQKVIEKKVNNDIKNVYMLPHDRLMLVFKNKIEIMQVKWKEQ
- a CDS encoding CvpA family protein yields the protein MSWMDVLIIVILVINIIKGWNNGLILSFFHMTSFILAGVAAKMYYPVVSKYIMENSIIFLKVQELIGERFKTIINRQAVAEGILENRNIFEVLKFPKVVESFLMKSDSVKEAGIRAIDGVHSYLSDIIARMFIDFISILIIFFVVKILLFIIGHILNGISKLPVLKQFNHLGGFVFGLLKGLFIVFIFLAVITPFTTMMDTNVFVEGLESSVIAKILYNNNPIIGILKGTIKG